CAGCGACATGATTTTTAATCTGGAAGCAAagacttgaagaaaaaaatgtaatggCTGCCAAATACTAAGGAATTGAGAACAACAATGTAAAAAGTATTTAGTAGTTGAAACAAGTTAACTGTAGATCTTGAAAGGCAGCTTTGAGTTTTCCTTTCACTATGTTGAGCTTCGTACGTGGTACCGGCGATCGCTTGATGGTTTCTATAAactagtctctctctctctctctctctctctctctctctctctctctctctctctctctctctgaaaatgACATGCTGaagacacagaaaatgggtcaagagttcaaatccaaaaaagtaacatttttaaaatttacacatggaacaatagtcctggcttttgtgccttactaaaaatagatttgtctcattgttAGTATGGAAATAGTTTATCTCACACAAATTTTTATGCAACAGGTAGTCATATAGAGGCACCAGCAAAATTATCACTAGTAATTAAAACGAGATCTCAattatataagtatatataaatacaaaccatatttgcgacaaatgtacaAAGACGCTGATAACGTTTTCACGAGAATATTTATGAAGTCTGGACGTaaagaagaatatttttgaattatattaaaactttaaaaatactgAAGTTAGTCAACACTTAATGAAGTGTTTGTGTTTCAGCTTTCATTATATTTTAATACGTGTTTTATTAaatctgagaattttttttttacattacagAAACCAATTAAGTATTGAACATTAATCATACATTTCCATTATGGATATTAGAACTGTAAATTCCCCACttcttattttacattttctctttctaaaggcatgtgaaacaaattttttgtacaaaggTAACAAATCTTTTGTATGCTATAAAGCTGGGTAGTTCCTTTTTACTACGACAGATACAGTTGTACCTTTTACCAATAAGAAGTAGGAAATTCAcaataacagaaagtttgggatCACCCAGTATGATCTACCATCTTTTGGtctttttcttaatttttttccttcaataATACGAGGGAGGAATCGCAGACCGGGTTATGTCTAAATAGAGGATAGTAGGTCATGCTACTTCTTGATTATTCCAAAAGTACACGGTCTCGAGGTAATCCCAACTTATGAAAAGCTCGGTCGCGGGCATCGAATTTCCAACGTTCGCGAGATCTCTCTCAGACGTTCAATTTATGCATTTTTGGCTGAAATGGAGGGCCGAGGAGGGCCgagggtgtcgtcggaactTTGCTCATAGGTTGCCatggacccctacgaccgatgtagaCACTGAATAGGGAACATGTTTGTTAataatgaatatcgtaaaatttatatGTTGCAGCTATATTGACAtaatgcatctagatatcatgcataaaatataCTGTTTGTCGCACacgtgcagttccgacgacaccctcCCTTAAAGTGACGAGAATACCCCAATAAAACGGCAGAGACAAACAATTTGATATTATACAAGGACAATCATCCCCGCCGCAATCGGGTATTCGCTCGAATTTGGTAcaatatagcactcgcctatcgctATATGttgcgaattgtaccaaaatatcATGTATACACGCCTAGCCAGTGGCGGGGGTGTTCTCGCTAAATTTTAgtatcggtggaatgagctctcgtccaatcagaatggcgcatggtagtaAGATATAATCTTATTCCTTGTTTTAGCTTTCTCTAATATATCAGCTGACTCAGTTTTCATGGGATGAAAATTAATAGctattttgttgaaaaagtaGTGTCCACCTCTATGTATTGTACAGGGTTTGGTGTTCAAAGACAAATGAATGTGAATGCAATTTGTGACAATCATAAAATGTGAATTAAATATAGCATTAACATCAAACACAATACATTCTATACATAGACTAATACACGCTGAACTGATCATCGGAAACGTAGAGCTTAGTACCACAAGTGAAACAATTTCCCAgattaaaattacatttattcAAACGTTCAGATTATGCCATTTCTAATCAATATTCACAACAATGTGTGTAACATGCAAAGAAAAGACACATATAAACGCattaaacttttaaaacattaattacattttatcacacTTGTTTCCGGAATGTGTGAAATTTTGCTCGCCTGTACATATATGCGATTGAATGACTAACAACTTTACATGTTAGAAGCCGACAGGAAAGAAGGCAAAACTTTTTTTCTGTATCAGTCCTTGGATTAATTTCCCAAAAATtgaattgatgcaaattaaataaGATTTAAAACCTCTCTATTTCATATACGTTTTAGTAGATTACTATATATCTTAGTTTGATATAGGAGCTAGAgattcattttatcatttacGAAGTGGAATTTTGCGATTAAGGCTACacaatgttaaaattgtggCATCAATAATACTGAAAGCAGTCTTGTTCTCTCCTTTGTGGACACGAATGTGTAATCTTGAGGACCATCAAGGGGTTACATGTACACAATGAATAGGAGCATATTATCAGTAAACAATAAAAAGATGAGTTACTCTGTTCAATCTCTGTCAATAACATTGCGGCATAAACAGACCACAATGCGTCTCGTCAATTGTACTTGTGATCTTCAGTACAGAAGAAACGTTTGTCATCTGAAAATTCTTATGTTGTTGTTGGCAAAAGTGGCTGTAATGACCATTGATAGGCATATGAATTACTATTCTGTAAGTAATATAACTTCAGTCGATTTGCATGTATTAATATGATTAAATATGAAAAGAGTTATTTTCGTGCTCTTTTCTCCTCAAAACCCTGAACATTAATGTATTCAAATAACTATAAATCATATATAAATGAAGCGCGAAGCAGAAGAATTACACAGCGTTCAATTTAAGTCATGTCACCCGTGTAATTATAATGTTGATTGAACTTAAAGTCATATATATTAccgagaaaataaaataatatttcataacTACCGTTATGAGAATGAGACATGATCGATTTTATGATAACTGAATGTATCCATGCGTATGAAAGAAGTCGTGTAAACCAaacaatatgtaataatatatcaGCACGGGTCAAGTCTGTCTGTTTAAGTATGTACACTTTCAAACTGACTTCCATCAGTCCTAGATCTCCTGGCTTGGGATGATAGAAAgtgaaaacaaaccatggtTCCCGCCCTTTCAAGAATAAATAACAGGTGTTTACACAACAGAAGTTTAAGCTGATTACCTTTACGAAAGTAGTAGACCCTCCGATGACCTGGGTAGAGTAATATACCGCTTCATAAACGTCAAATTTCATCCGAAGGCTTTCTTCAACTTGAGTCCGGACCTGAGGGAGTTGGATAAAGTGGCGGGTAACAAAATAGTTAGAGTAATTCTTTCAGAGAGGTGATGTTGTCCtttttttctatgaaaaaaatattatacgGCGGATTCGTTTACTCACTTGGACTTTGCATTTCCATCTTAtcaagaaagttaaaatatttaaacttaCTTTGTTTACCAGTTCCTGCATTCCAGGTGTGGATTCTTGCAAAGGTGACCATTCGCGTTGCATATGTCTACGCGTTGCCATTGTACGCTTCCTAATCTTTACTACTGCCTGGTGTATGAGTGAAATGGCAACTTGAAACGCCTCACCCTATATTTGTGTGTTCCTAGATGACCCTTATGCCGACTCACGTGACACATCACCATCTGCTGATTGGTTATCATGGATTTGGTATGATTAATACCAGGGATTTTTTAAAATACGTGCCGACATGTAGTTTCTCTAATTTCACCGATTGATGAGTCCGCGTACCTTAATAGGATCTGTTGACTGAGACGAAAAGAATGGTTTCTGTTGCCTTACaagtaaataaatgaattaattgATGTGGTCATACAcaagactctctctctctctctctctctctctcacctgtGTTTGTTGACAACTCATAATATGCTATGAACATATTGTTACCTTGTATGCCAACATACTTGACCCAAATTTATGTGAGGAAACACCTCCATTTGTACATGGAAATACCCTGACACTATCAAGCCTGTGCTTTCGTGGAAACAATTGTATAGCGtgtatgaaaaatataattatgtGTTTCATGTAACAAGTGTCATTGAATGGCAGAGAGAAGGGAATGTTTCCTTTCTTTACTCTACCGTGAGGAAACGCAATTAGATTTTGAGTTTTGAATTCTAATGTTTAAGACAATAATCTCATTAGCGTAATAATTCTTGCTTCCTTTTGGGCTCAACATTTTTCCAAAGTCAAATAGAACATCGTATTCGGCAACTCAAATCAACGATAGCTTTTTTCGATTCAGTAAAATCATTGTAATCATGTGTGTTTTTAAAACTGTCTGTgtttttctctattttcttTTGAGAACCGGAAAAGCTTTGGCGGCCATGAGGTCGCTTTAACACAGCCTTTTAACCAACCTACCATGTAAATCGATTTCTCGCAATATGTTGAAGCATGGAGCACCTCACTGCTGTTGTACAATCATTTTTACATAACTTAAGAATCGATAGCttcaaagtgttttttttctgtaattatccTTTATCTTGCCGTTTCGGTTCTAGAAAGACAAAAGCGATCAATGATCCCTTTACCCTGAAATGCACAACATATGATAGTTGTCCACAGACTTAACTAAAACTCTTTTGTTTGAGAGCTGTTTGAACAAATCTGGATACTTTAAAGCTGCCTTAACGATTTTATAACCTTTGGGCTTATGCTGAGTGATATGTAGAAATTGAAAAGAGGCATTCTGTTTATGTTCTGCAAACCGACTTTCACGGTGAGTCACAGGTCGCATGACCTACCAGAGGTTACGTTAACCCACGACTTTGCCTACCTGGATTTTACCATTTTCGCTGATAGTAAAACCACGACATCGAATATGTCCTTAAGATACCCTGGACGCgtgaaataataatatattatgGATAGGTATAATATTTTAATGGCCGTATATTTAAAGCAGGGCCAGACGATGTGGTTTCGTCAGTGGAATAAAATCACATATCAAATCCCAATAACAATTAACTGTGTCACATCATCTAGGGATAGAACATGTTTCAAATTGATATAATGGGATGAACATAATGGCTTTCGGTTAAATATGGCATTTTAACCCAAATCATTGAAACAGAAGCGAAACACAGGTAAAAACAAATAGGAAAGTTACGAGATTCTTCATTATTATATTGACATCAGGTTATAAATGCAGTAAGGTCAAACACAAGTCACAACATGAACTAAAAGTAGTGCGTACCTCGAATTTGAGCGACTTAAACATGAACTTGCCTTTTCTCAGCGAGGCTTTCAaccataatttttcaaaattaacgaATAAAATAGGTGGGCCACCTCTCAAGTGTTAGTGTTACGAAAACAAGCTGCCTTAAattatttaccgatatttgaaatacaaaatggccgccgtcatTTATTAACTCTAGGGCGCAAAATTAATTTTCGAATTTTACAGACCCTCGCTTGAAATTTTGTCTAccccaaaagtttcaaaataagcccctAAAGCGGTagattaaaaacaaattttacgaaTAAGAGAGTCCGAATAAGTGTTTCCGAGGTCAATTCTACCGTAAATacaccaaaaatatcaaacatgcaTATGCTACATGCAGACAAACATACCCTGACCACAGCAGTGTCAATGATAGAGCATTCAGGAGCAGCAAAGGTgaaatatcaaaagttttatttattaaaataacatgtattgataattttgtttatATCATTAAAATCAATATTCATAGAAATGAGTGAAAAACATGACAATTACCGTTACAAAATAAACGCattattgttaatttttttatcaaacttgTTTCGGCCGTGAATGTTTTGTTCAGCTGTAGGCATCTGCGATTAACTTTCAAACAGTAAGCGTAATAGATGCTGATAGAAGAGGGAAAATCTTCTCAATTAGGCCTTGGATTAGTGCGCCTAACTTGAAAGTATATGAACTGACCAACAATTTAAATTCTTGTGTTCGAGGATTTGAATATGCATGTCTTATTCTTGAGCTACAGATTCATGGGGCACAGTTTCAGACAATTTTCGAAATTTAGCTTACTTAGTTGCCATTATTGATGCCATTATCTTATTTTTGGACACAAATATAAAGTGTTTATGGCTGTCATGAGATTGAATACATCTGGATCATCAACAGCTGGAAACCTAAAGAATAATGAGTAATCTAATAAAACAAACAGAACATAATGAATTTGTCGATTTCTAATTCACTGAAGACATGTTGTCTCTGATATTGCTCAGGTGATGTTATTCCATCATGCTCATAATCGCTACCATATAACCTTACACATGTGGATTGGCTAGTCTCTTGTTGTTTAGTGAACTTAGAGAATTTATTCGAGTGTGGGAAACAGATTATAATTCTTTACGTTTAATGACATAGAGTGTGAAAATCATCGGCGAGAACGTAGTTGACGCTATATGATCAGAATTGTTCTTTTTTAAAAGAAGGTCGGAGGGTCATTTTTCTTTTTGTGGTCTCTAAGAGCATAGCTGAGTGATCGAGCCATCGAGCTCTTCGGAAATTCGGACATGAATGTATCTATCAACGCCGACGAAAACCTGTTAAAAAGAGAATAGTTTACATTGAAAAGCCTGTAACCGTCAGCAGCTATATATAGATACGTTCACTACAGTGGGAATGATCAAGTCTATGTATAATTCAAACTGTGATTATAATCCGATAAACGTTCtgaatttattttgtaatgtttGGGAAATATTAATGGGCACGTTAGTTTTAAGAGATCAAAATATGTAGGGGAATTAAGGTTTCCATTTCGATGAAACGGGAACAGCCTAGGTACAGTAGTGGTGGGAATGGCGAGAACGATGTCAACGGAAGAGCCTCAGCGACATGACCTTAATCTTGTagcaaaaatttgaaactaaAAGTGAAATGGCTGCCAACACTAAAGAATTGagaacaacaacataaaaagtATTTAATAGTTAAATAAGAGTTAAACCAAGTTAACTGTGGATCATGAAAGAAAGCTTTGTATTTTCCTTGCACTACGGTGGAGCCTACGGACGTGGTACTGTCGATTGATTGATGGTTACTATAAACTACCTCTCATACCCAAAATCTGACAAAGtcctctgcctgtctgtctgtccgtctgtctttccgtctgtctgtctctctctcattctctctctcattctttCTCCGTcttattgaaaatgacatacTGTAAACAGAAAAGAGTTCATATCcaaacaatagtcctggcttttttgccGTTCTAAATTGATTAGTCTCACTGTCAGTACGGAAATAGTTTATCTCACACACTATCTCACACAAAGGTTTGTGCACCAGGTGGTCATATATAGTACAAGCATAATTATTAACTAAAACACAATGATCTAATTATTTAAGTATACACAGAGACGCTAATAACATTGTACGAGGATGTTTACGAAATCTCGACTAAAACATTAATATATTTGctttacattgaaaataatgaaggTACTCAAACTTGATGAAGTTACGTGAGCATTTCACGTGATGGGTTTGCATTGTGTCACAGTGAGGTTTGAATATTAATCgtgatatgtaaatttaagaTCAAGACCTGTATTAATCTTTATGATTGATGTGCCATTTTATcttaataaatatatattgtttGATGAAATCCACGCCTTAATAACATCCCATTCTTTAATAATACGAAGGAGGAAtaccagtccgggttatgtctaAATAGAGGATGGTAGATTTCGCTTCTTTTGGATTATTCCAAAAAGTGCACGGTTTCATGTTCAGTTAACGTCCGAATTATCCATCCAAATAGTACATGAGTGACATCACTCTACCACCTCTGAATATGTTGCGACAGTTGGCGCGTATGGTAAAGAGttagacaaatctatttttagtatgccaaaacaGCCAGGACTGTATTGTTCTTATGGAAATTTCTGAAAACTCCTGTTACTTTTTATTGCTTTGAACTCTTGAACCGTTTTTGTGTCTGCAGTTAATAAGTTAAGCTTACTAGTTTGTGTTCGTCTTTTAGtgcaaataaaatgcaatgttatgtCATGGAACGTATGTGTACGTGTCAAggtaatccaaacttataaaatgctcggtctcggacGCTGAATTTGCAATGTTTTCGAGATTTCTTCCAGATGTCAGTGCATATCGGGTTTAGAGGGAGGGTgacgtcggaactctgctcaaatgTCGCCATGGACCCaaacgaccgatgtaaacaatGTATCTAGTGAACATCTTCGTTAACACTCAATATCGTAAAATGTAGCCTAAATGTTGCGGCTATGTTAATGAGATACATCTATAATGGATGATAGATTGTTTGTAAAAAGGAAAGTCGCGCATGCGTATTCCGACGACATCTTCCCTTTAAAGTGACAGAAACACATTTTGACACGATTTTTATattatatgataaaaataattcccGCCGTAGTTGGGTATACACTCGAATTGGGTGCAATTGCACATAGCACAGTGTTAGCTGGCTCTTGTCCGAGTCATATTTTGTGGATTGTACCAAAACCTCATGTATACAAGCCTAGTCAGCGAGGTGGGGATGTTATTGCTCAATTTTTGCACCAACGTTAGTTCatagttttctgcatttggaCTTTTTTATCATTGCAATTGTTCACAGTTCCAGTGACATGCAAATCTCCGTGTTAATGGGATACCTTTTGTGTCGCTAGTGGTTCGACATAAGAAAAAAATCGACACTTTTCTAAAAGACAAGGAATTGTGAATGGAATTTTGTGCCAATCATAAAATGTGAATAAAATACAGCAAGAATATCAACACATACATTCTATATATAGATTAATACACGCTGAACTGATCATCGGAAACGTAGAACTTAATACCACGAGTGACACAATTTCCCGCgattaaaattacatttattcAACGTTCAGATTATACCATTTCTAATCAATATCACAACAATGAGGGTAATATCTAAACAAATACCACATTAGAAACTTATTAAACTTCGGAAAACATAAATGCATTTTATCACACTTCTTTCAGTAATGCATGAAATTTTTGCTCGCCTGTACATACATGCAATTGGATGACTAACCACTTCGCATGTTAGAAGCCGACAGGAGAGAGCAAATCTTTTACTTTTGTAGTAGTCCTGGATTAATTTCCCAAAATTGAATCGATGCAAATTGACCAAAATTTCAAACCGCTCTATTTTCAAGACGCTTTAGTAGATTAGTATATCTTAGTTTCATATAGGAGGATTCCTTTTATCATTTACTGTAAGTGGAATTTTGCAATTAATGCTACACAGTGATAACATTGTGGCTGTCAATAATACTGAAAGCAGTCTTGTTCTCTCCTTTGTGGACTCGAATGTCGAATCTCGAGAACCATAAAGGGGTTTAACCCCGTTACATGTACACGATGATTAGAAGTATGTTATCAATAAACAATGAAAAGATAAGCTACTCTGTTGAATCTCTATCAATAACACTACAGCATAAACAGACCACAATGCATCTCGTCGACTGTGCATATTGATCTTCAGTACTTTGCACGTTTGTCTTCTGAAAGTTCGTATATTGTTCCTGGCAAAAGTGGTTTGTAATGACTGTTAGAAGGCATATGATTGCTATCCTGTATGTAACCTAACTTCAGTCGATCTGCATGTAATGTTTTAGTGTAACTAAAATATGATTCTACAGTATATAGATGGCATTGCTAGGTCTAAAGATTAACAGTTATTCATTTAACGTTATTTTCGTGCTATTTTCTCCacaaaattgtcaatatttataTACTCAAATCACAATAAATCATGGACAAAATGCTACTATTATTACACTAAGTGTACACAGAAGTGTATTTTCACCAATGGAATCCTTTATATTAGTTAAGCACGAAGCAGATGAATTACACAGCGTTCAATGTCATGTAACCATGTTTACAGATAATATTGAATGAACTTAAATTCATGTAATGTTACtgagaaaataatatcatatccATAACTACAGTTGTCCACTTAAATACGCAAGCCTGCTTGGTGTCTTTGTACGTGCACACCAACTACATATACTGTAGGTCAGATAAAAATATGCTTTTCCGATAACCTGACGTACCCTATAAAGACCGCCGACTTGAGATATTTGTATtggtattttcaaaaacatttctaGTGAGTTCTCGAAATTTGACCGTAGTTTATGGTCTCATCCAACAGTAAGAATTATAAAAACATTCGACCTACCCGCCTTAAATTTTGGATGCATGTTATCggaaacacacatttttatttGGCCTTCCCAAATACAGTATTTGTAAGCACAAAAATAGCGATATTACTCAAATGTGAGAATTTCTAATACAGTAACATAAAAGTTCGCTGTTAATCCTGTCTTTGCATAACCGCATCTTATTCTAAGATTCGCAGTCACAGATTCCGAACaacattattacatttatatgtTCGTCACAATGTAAATCTCCTTGCTACGAACGGAATTTCAGTGACGAACCAGCAGCTTTCATCAGAGTCAGCCTTACATTGGGTCATCTTTGTTTCTGTTGTCTGTTACTGAAGTGAGATTGACTGAACCATCAAGGTCTTCGAAAAGTCCAAGGTGAATGTATCTATCACCTCCGACGTAAACCTGTTAGAAAAGGTGGTTTGATTATGATTGCAAACCTGCGAATAATATCCAGTTAAAGGataaacatatacatgtacaaattagCTGAGTTACAATCTGCAACGGTGGAAGCCATCCAGACGATATACCCATGCAAACGTTTTCATTCTCGATATAGCCAGAActtaatttacatatcaaaattcgTATGGGCA
This genomic window from Ptychodera flava strain L36383 chromosome 10, AS_Pfla_20210202, whole genome shotgun sequence contains:
- the LOC139142149 gene encoding cystatin-A-like, giving the protein MATRRHMQREWSPLQESTPGMQELVNKVRTQVEESLRMKFDVYEAVYYSTQVIGGSTTFVKVYVGDDRYIHVRIFEELDGSVTLVAVEDHKKKDDPLTFFGPNL